The nucleotide sequence GCCGCCGGCAGCCTTTTGCAGGTCTTCGTCGGCCTCGTCGCCGTCCTGCTGCTGATCGCGGCGACCGCCTGGGTCGCCAAGCGCTTCGGCGTCGCGCGGCCCGGCGCGTCGAGCCTGCTGCAGATCGTGAGCAGCGCCTCGGTCGGTGCACGCGAGCGCGTCGTCGTCGTCGAGGTCGGAGAAACCTGGCTTGTCGTCGGCGTCGCGCCGGGCAGCGTCAACGCGCTCGCCACACTACCGAAGGGCACCGTGCCGCCGCAGGCCGGCTCGGGGATCGGACTCGGCTCCCCC is from Thiobacillus denitrificans ATCC 25259 and encodes:
- the fliO gene encoding flagellar biosynthetic protein FliO, which encodes MTHFRYVASLPLCAPALARAADAPVSAAGSLLQVFVGLVAVLLLIAATAWVAKRFGVARPGASSLLQIVSSASVGARERVVVVEVGETWLVVGVAPGSVNALATLPKGTVPPQAGSGIGLGSPFAARLQQLIEKSPYGDKRREK